One window of the Eucalyptus grandis isolate ANBG69807.140 chromosome 6, ASM1654582v1, whole genome shotgun sequence genome contains the following:
- the LOC120294908 gene encoding LOW QUALITY PROTEIN: uncharacterized protein LOC120294908 (The sequence of the model RefSeq protein was modified relative to this genomic sequence to represent the inferred CDS: inserted 1 base in 1 codon): protein MASEMGVGLAMDSTEGPEAGSGRKKDKPADLTKIIFSWSLREIFNTNLYRNEVKSILESFQSVEQYFASYIFPLLEETRASLCSSMQNVSRLPFAKVTGFVEGEKNVYHVEVDYWRNRATDNGKEPYKTLPGDVLLLTNAEPDAVPSFDRFKGRWAFASVAGIVEDEDGDPQTSTRFIVKAFLDNEVFDDPAWESIYAVFLINAVTNIRIWNMLHRFGNLNVVREILCTDSAAEKDCNLCITQSHGSGHGSLNKNLFGSLNESQTKVVLACLDTIKSEHGSAVEIIQGPPGTGKTKTVAALLFTLLNRKHRTLVCAPTNVAIKELASRVLQLVKQSVCTNSHGERLLYNLGDMLCFGNKERMKVDSAMDEIFLDHRVDCVAQCFSVLTGWQHCLPSMIDTLNDCVRQYHIYLENERWITSKPNGNDVASKCRSSKKESKPKFQSFLEFFKHRFRSSAESLQRCFSILCTHISKSYLLEHNFQDIKSLLILLDSFEVSIYREKLDSRKLKEAFSSDPSSLKARTDPLYTSLSIKRRECLXFLQTLNKSLRRLNLAPFMSKHKIAEFCYQAASLIFCTACSSYKLYNVEMKPVSLLVIDEAAQLKECESIIPLQLHGVRHAILVGDECQLPAMVESKLSSKAGFGRSLFERLSTLGHPRHLLNIQYRMHPAISHFPTSTFYNNQIWNGSNVTNKSYRKCHLPWPMFGPYSFINIADGREEAGDGGRGFRNYAEVGVVSMILSNLYRACKSSGEDLSVGVISPYRAQVAAIQNKIGKRYENIRGFTVKVRSVDGFQGGEEDIIIVSTVRSNPRGFIGFVSDTRRTNVTITRARYSLWILGNKRTLTRSKSIWEALVHDAKARGCFFSIDDVIAALKGKNNQLDDRSSNCSEDAKCRECSTSTDEVKSILDGKKENIQLDDPLGGNSFLFRNAQWRAKCSQDAKSQECSSSTDEVKSILNGKKENIQLDDPLGGNSFLFRKVRWGAKCSQDVKSRECSSSTDEVKCILDGKKEDVRLDNPLNGNSFLFRNARWRVKCSQDAKSRECSSSTDEVKCILDGKKEDVRLDNPLNGNSFLFRNARWRVFFADNFVKSFRKLTSLRTQVSIMNLLSKLAGGWRPEKSDAGLNPKSCSHMVKQFEVEGLYVLCTVEINTLKEPRYIQILKIWDVLPLRDATTMVERLDSEFKAYADNCISRCDEKCLEGDQMVPKTWDSPSHGIARFCSLDQVQAGSGFGADLLNPGSSESLLSMRFHPSSTDVVRHLFSEDDDSEADLASEVTKLNQEMSSQFGELRI from the exons ATGGCTTCAGAGATGGGTGTGGGGCTGGCCATGGATTCTACAGAAGGTCCGGAGGCTGGTTCTGGCAGGAAGAAAGACAAGCCCGCTGACCTGACTAAAATTATCTTCTCTTGGTCTCTTCGAGAAATCTTCAATACCAATCTCTACAGGAACGAG GTGAAGAGCATCCTGGAGTCATTTCAATCAGTTGAGCAATACTTTGCTTCTTATATCTTTCCTTTGCTAGAGGAAACACGAGCCAGTCTCTGTTCGAGTATGCAGAATGTATCTAGACTGCCTTTCGCGAAAGTCACTGGGTTTGTTGAAGGCGAGAAGAATGTTTACCATGTGGAAGTGGACTACTGGAGAAACAGGGCCACTGACAATGGCAAGGAACCTTACAAAACTTTGCCGGGGGATGTTTTGTTGTTAACTAATGCTGAGCCGGATGCTGTTCCCAGCTTTGATAGGTTTAAAGGAAGATGGGCATTTGCATCGGTCGCTGGAATTGTAGAAGACGAGGATGGGGATCCTCAAACATCAACAAGGTTCATAGTCAAGGCATTTTTGGACAATGAAGTATTTGATGATCCTGCATGGGAGTCAATTTATGCAGTTTTTTTGATAAATGCGGTCACTAACATTAGGATATGGAACATGCTACACCGATTTGGGAACTTGAACGTTGTAAGGGAAATTCTCTGTACGGATTCAGCG GCTGAAAAAGATTGCAATCTCTGTATTACTCAAAGTCATGGCTCTGGGCATGGGAGTCTCAATAAGAACTTGTTTGGTAGTCTGAATGAATCCCAGACAAAAGTTGTTCTGGCTTGTCTTGATACAATCAAGAGTGAACACGGGTCGGCCGTGGAAATTATACAGGGTCCTCCAGGGACAGGGAAGACCAAAACTGTCGCGGCACTGCTCTTTACTCTCTTGAACAGGAAACACAGAACCCTTGTTTGTGCTCCAACAAATGTTGCCATCAAGGAATTGGCGTCTCGTGTTTTGCAGCTGGTGAAACAGTCGGTTTGCACAAACTCTCATGGGGAACGCTTGCTCTATAACTTAGGAGACATGCTCTGTTTCGGGAACAAGGAGCGGATGAAAGTAGATTCAGCTAtggacgaaatattcttggatcATCGCGTTGATTGTGTCGCGCAGTGCTTTTCCGTACTCACGGGTTGGCAGCATTGTCTACCTTCCATGATTGATACTCTCAATGACTGTGTCCGCCAATACCACATTTATCTGGAGAATGAACGCTGGATTACATCAAAGCCTAATGGTAATGATGTTGCAAGCAAATGTAGAAGCAGCAAAAAGGAATCCAAACCTAAATTTCAATCATTTCTGGAATTTTTTAAGCACAGATTCAGGTCAAGTGCGGAGTCTCTCCAAAGATGCTTCTCTATCTTATGCACCCATATATCCAAAAGTTACCTTTTGGAACATAATTTCCAGGATATTAAGTCCCTTCTCATCTTACTTGATTCTTTTGAAGTTTCTATATATAGAGAGAAGTTGGATTCCAGAAAGTTGAAGGAAGCATTTTCATCAGACCCATCTTCATTGAAAGCACGCACAGATCCACTATATACATCATTGTCGATAAAGAGACGTGAATGTC TCTTTTTGCAAACTCTTAATAAGTCTCTTAGAAGGCTAAACCTTGCACCATTTATGAGTAAGCATAAGATAGCTGAGTTCTGTTATCAAGCGGCTTCCTTGATTTTCTGCACTGCCTGTAGCTCATATAAGCTCTACAACGTGGAAATGAAGCCTGTCAGTTTATTGGTGATTGATGAGGCTGCGCAGTTGAAAGAATGCGAGTCAATAATTCCGCTACAACTTCACGGTGTCAGGCATGCAATTTTAGTTGGGGATGAATGTCAGTTGCCTGCTATGGTTGAGAGCAAG CTTTCTAGCAAGGCTGGCTTTGGAAGGAGTCTCTTTGAAAGGTTGAGTACTCTGGGTCATCCAAGGCACCTTCTAAATATCCAGTACAGGATGCATCCTGCGATAAGTCACTTTCCAACATCAACTTTTTACAATAACCAAATTTGGAATGGGTCGAATGTTACTAACAAAAGTTACAGAAAATGTCATTTGCCATGGCCAATGTTTGGCCCGTACTCCTTCATAAATATTGCTGATGGAAGAGAAGAAGCCGGGGATGGTGGACGTGGCTTTAGAAACTATGCTGAGGTTGGAGTTGTCTCAATGATTTTGAGTAATCTATACAGAG CATGCAAATCTTCAGGCGAAGATCTAAGTGTTGGCGTGATATCTCCATATAGAGCTCAGGTTGCTGcaatacaaaacaaaattggaaaaagatatGAGAATATCAGAGGCTTTACAGTGAAAGTGAGGTCAGTGGATGGGTTCCAAGGGGGTGAAGAAGACATCATAATAGTATCCACCGTGAGATCAAACCCTCGTGGTTTTATCGGTTTTGTTTCTGACACTAGGAGAACCAATGTGACTATCACCAGGGCAAG ATATTCTCTTTGGATTTTGGGGAACAAGAGAACGCTGACTAGAAGTAAATCTATATGGGAAGCTTTGGTTCATGATGCTAAGGCCCGTGGATGTTTCTTCAGCATTGATGATGTCATAGCCGCTTTAAAAGGGAAGAATAATCAGCTTGATGATCGGAGCTCAAACTGCTCTGAGGATGCCAAGTGCCGAGAATGTTCCACCAGTACTGATGAAGTTAAATCCATTTTGGATGGGAAGAAAGAGAATATTCAGCTGGATGATCCGCTCGGTGGCAATAGTTTCCTATTTAGAAATGCTCAGTGGAGGGCAAAGTGCTCTCAGGATGCTAAGAGCCAAGAATGTTCCTCCAGTACCGATGAAGTTAAATCCATTTTGAATGGGAAGAAAGAGAATATTCAGCTGGATGATCCGCTTGGTGGCAATAGTTTCCTATTTAGAAAGGTGCGGTGGGGGGCAAAGTGCTCTCAGGATGTTAAGAGCCGAGAATGTTCCTCCAGTACTGATGAAGTTAAATGCATTTTGGATGGGAAGAAAGAGGACGTTCGGCTCGATAATCCACTCAATGGCAATAGTTTCCTATTTAGAAATGCTCGATGGAGGGTAAAGTGCTCTCAGGATGCTAAGAGCCGAGAATGTTCCTCCAGTACTGATGAAGTTAAATGCATTTTGGATGGGAAGAAAGAGGACGTTCGGCTCGATAATCCACTCAATGGCAATAGTTTTCTATTTAGAAACGCTCGGTGGAGG GTTTTCTTCGCTGACAACTTTGTGAAGTCTTTCAGAAAGCTGACGTCACTTAGGACCCAGGTGTCGATCATGAACCTCTTATCAAAACTTGCTGGTGGCTGGAGACCTGAGAAGAGTGATGCGGGTTTAAACCCTAAAAGCTGTTCTCATATGGTGAAGCAATTCGAGGTCGAAGGTCTCTACGTGCTGTGCACTGTCGAGATAAATACACTTAAGGAACCGAGATACATCCAAATCCTGAAGATTTGGGATGTATTGCCCTTAAGGGATGCGACGACAATGGTCGAACGTCTCGACAGTGAGTTCAAAGCATACGCAGACAATTGCATTAGTCGCTGTGACGAGAAATGTCTTGAGGG GGATCAGATGGTTCCAAAGACATGGGATTCTCCTTCTCATGGTATTGCTCGTTTCTGCAGTCTGGATCAAGTTCAAGCGGGGAGCGGTTTTGGGGCCGATCTTTTGAATCCTGGATCGAGTGAGAGCCTGCTTTCAATGAGATTCCACCCCTCATCAACAGATGTTGTCAGGCACTTGTTTTCGGAGGACGACGATAGCGAAGCAGATCTCGCATCTGAAGTAACCAAGCTAAATCAAGAGATGAGTTCTCAATTTGGTGAGCTTCGTATCTGA